A DNA window from Drosophila virilis strain 15010-1051.87 chromosome 4, Dvir_AGI_RSII-ME, whole genome shotgun sequence contains the following coding sequences:
- the Dap160 gene encoding intersectin-1 isoform X3 codes for MNPAVDAWAVTQREKLKYQEQFKALQPQGGFVTGAQAKGFFLQSQLPPLILGQIWALADTDSDGKMNINEFSIACKLINLKLRGLEVPKTLPPTLLSSLTDAAALGGPTPTMTPRGSTSSMSPMDPLKSIAAAVPPAVPVAIAAPPIVVPPIPAPVPVPVVPIPVAVPAAIVSPPQSNPPSRHMSISERAPSIESPQGEWAVQAAQKRKYTQVFNANDRTRSGYLTGAQARGVLVQSKLPQVTLAQIWTLADVDGDGRLSCDEFILAMFLCEKAMAGEKIPVSLPLDWVPPSLRKINKSRPGSVSGAGSRPGSQPASRHTSVSSQGAVMSDADPLAGLPQTSFEDKRKENYEKGKVELDRRRKLMEDQQRKEREERERKEREEADKREKARLEAERKQQEELERQLQRQREIEQEKEEQRKRELEAKEAARKELEKQRQQEWEQARIAEMNAQKQREQERVLKQKAHNTQLNVELSTLNERIKDLSQKICDTRAGVTNVKSVIDGMRTQRDTSMSEMAQLKVRIKEQNAKLLQLTQERAKWDAKSKSSGGIAGDTAQQEQLNAAFAHKQLLIKQIKDKVVNIEKEIESKKEDLNSNDVTMQELKAELAALITKCENLYKEYDVERTAVLELKYNRKNEAATISATSAWDTGSAWGGSAASGVPAAAAVDAYAGYGLSIDTVAAADAVVDLSGPAPEGFVKYRAVYEFNARNAEEITFVPGDIILVPLEQNAEPGWLAGEINGHTGWFPESYVEKLEEQSMALATAAAVAVPDVVEPATQTDSYLDNNALAAQPELATATVVAAAAAAATGDVEYYIAAYPYESAEEGDLSFGAGEMVMVIKKEGEWWTGTIGNRTGMFPSNYVQKADVGTATAVNAVPTAVEPEPEPIEQEVTPNGINAAAATVYAAQPEASEPQSIQPQAQSQSQPQAVELEESHTIEDLDIEVSQINTQNKTQSEPAESYSRPMSRTSSMTPGMRAKRSEIAQVIAPYEATSTEQLSLTRGQLIMIRKKTDSGWWEGELQAKGRRRQIGWFPATYVKVLQGGRNSGRNTPVSGSRIEMTEQILDKVIALYPYKAQNDDELSFDKDDIISVLGRDEPEWWRGELNGLSGLFPSNYVGPFVTSDIRLLYLRSAPN; via the exons ATGAATCCGGCAGTGGATGCGTGGGCTGTAACCCAGCGTGAGAAGCTCAAGTACCAGGAGCAGTTCAAAGCGCTGCAACCGCAGGGCGGCTTTGTTACCGGAGCCCAGGCAAAAGGATTCTTTTTGCAGTCGCAGCTGCCGCCGTTGATCCTAGGTCAAATATG GGCACTGGCTGACACGGATTCCGATGGAAAAATGAACATCAATGAGTTTAGCATAGCTTGTAAGCTTATCAATCTGAAGCTGCGAGGCTTGGAGGTGCCCAAAACGTTGCCGCCCACATTGCTCAGCTCTCTAACGGATGCGGCTGCCCTTGGCGGACCGACGCCCACGATGACGCCACGCGGCTCGACCAGTTCAATGAGTCCCATGGATCCGCTCAAAAGCATTGCTGCAGCTGTACCTCCGGCTGTGCccgttgctattgctgctccTCCAATTGTGGTGCCACCGATTCCggctccagttccagttccggTGGTGCCCATTCCAGTTGCTGTGCCTGCAGCGATTGTGTCGCCACCGCAAAGCAATCCACCTAGTCGGCATATGTCCATCTCGGAACGCGCGCCCTCCATTGAATCACC TCAAGGCGAGTGGGCCGTGCAGGCGGCACAGAAACGTAAATATACGCAGGTATTCAATGCCAATGATCGCACCCGTTCCGGTTACTTGACGGGCGCCCAGGCGCGAGGCGTTCTTGTACAGAGCAAATTGCCGCAGGTGACGCTGGCGCAGATCTGGACGCTGGCCGATGTCGATGGCGATGGGCGGCTCAGCTGCGATGAGTTCATCTTGGCCATGTTTCTGTGCGAGAAGGCCATGGCTGGCGAGAAGATACCCGTTAGCCTGCCACTGGACTGGGTGCCGCCCAGCTTGCGCAAGATCAACAAGTCGCGACCGGGCTCCGTGTCTGGCGCGGGCTCACGTCCCGGCTCGCAGCCCGCCTCACGGCATACGTCGGTCTCTTCACAGGGCGCCGTCATGTCCGATGCCGATCCACTTGCGGGCTTGCCGCAAA CTTCATTCGAGGACAAGCGCAAGGAGAACTATGAGAAAGGCAAGGTGGAGCTGGATCGCAGGCGCAAGCTTATGGAGGATCAGCAGCGCAAAGAGCGGGAGGAGCGTGAACGCAAGGAGCGCGAAGAGGCGGACAAGCGAGAGAAGGCGCGGCTGGAAGCCGAGCGCAAGCAGCAGGAGGAACTGGAGCGTCAGCTACAGCGGCAGCGTGAAATCGAGCAGGAAAAGGAAGAGCAGCGCAAGCGCGAGCTGGAGGCTAAGGAGGCAGCTAGAAA GGAGCTGGAGAAGCAGCGCCAGCAGGAATGGGAGCAGGCACGCATTGCCGAAATGAATGCACAAAAGCAAAGGGAGCAGGAGCGCGTGCTCAAGCAGAAGGCACACAACACTCAACTGAATGTGGAGCTTAGCACGCTGAACGAAAGG ATTAAGGATCTGTCGCAAAAGATTTGCGATACACGCGCCGGGGTGACCAATGTCAAGTCCGTGATCGATGGCATGCGCACCCAGCGCGACACTTCGATGAGCGAAATGGCCCAGCTGAAGGTGCGCATTAAGGAGCAGAACGccaagctgctgcagctaacACAGGAGCGTGCCAAGTGGGATGCCAAGAGCAAGTCGAGTGGCGGCATTGCCGGCGACACGgcacagcaggagcagctAAACGCCGCCTTCGCACACAAGCAG CTACTGATTAAGCAGATCAAGGACAAGGTGGTGAACATTGAAAAGGAAATCGAATCCAAGAAGGAGGATCTCAATTCGAACGATGTAACCATGCAGGAGCTGAAGGCCGAGCTCGCTGCGCTGATTACCAAATGCGAGAATCTGTACAAGGAGTACGACGTGGAGCGCACCGCGGTGCTGGAATTGAAATATAATCGGAAGAACGAAGCAGCCACAATCAGTGCCACCTCCGCCTGGGATACGGGCAGCGCCTGGGGCGGATCTGCGGCCAGCGGCGTgcctgcagccgctgctgttgatgcCTATGCCGGCTATGGCCTGAGCATTGacacagttgctgctgccgatgCTGTTGTCGATCTCAGTGGACCGGCGCCGGAAGGTTTCGTTAAATATCGTGCCGTTTACGAGTTCAATGCTCGAAACGCTGAGGAGATTACGTTTGTGCCAGGCGATATAATACTGGTGCCATTGGAACAGAACGCCGAACCCGGCTGGTTGGCTGGTGAAATAAACGGCCATACCGGCTGGTTTCCCGAGTCCTACGTGGAGAAGCTGGAGGAGCAGTCAATGGcattggcaacagcagcggcagtggcagtgcCAGATGTTGTCGAGCCCGCGACCCAAACCGATAGCTACTTGGACAATAACGCCTTGGCGGCACAGCCAGAGCTGGCAACAgcgactgttgttgctgctgctgctgctgctgctacagGCGATGTCGAATACTATATAGCCGCATATCCTTATGAATCCGCCGAGGAGGGTGACCTGAGCTTTGGCGCCGGCGAAATGGTCATGGTCATCAAGAAGGAGGGCGAATGGTGGACGGGCACCATTGGCAATCGCACCGGCATGTTCCCATCGAACTATGTCCAAAAAGCGGATGTCGGCACAGCCACAGCTGTCAATGCCGTTCCAACTGCTGTCGAGCCCGAGCCCGAGCCCATCGAGCAG GAGGTCACACCGAATGGCATTAATGCTGCTGCCGCTACCGTTTATGCTGCTCAGCCAGAGGCGTCAGAGCCGCAGTCGATCCAGCCGCAGGCACAGTCCCAGTCACAGCCACAGGCGGTTGAGCTGGAGGAGTCGCATACAATCGAAGATCTTGACATTGAAGTATCGCagataaacacacaaaacaagaCACAGAGCGAACCGGCCGAAAGCTACAGCCGGCCCATGTCACGTACTTCTTCCATGACACCC GGCATGCGCGCCAAGCGTTCGGAGATTGCACAAGTAATTGCACCATATGAAGCAACCAGCACGGAACAGTTGTCGCTGACGCGCGGCCAATTGATCATGATACGCAAGAAGACCGACTCCGGCTGGTGGGAGGGTGAGCTGCAGGCCAAGGGCAGACGGCGTCAAATCGGCTGGTTTCCCGCCACCTATGTCAAGGTGCTGCAGGGGGGACGCAACAGTGGACGCAATACGCCAGTTTCCGGCAGTCGCATTGAGATGACCGAACAGATTTTGG ACAAGGTGATTGCTCTCTATCCgtacaaagcacaaaacgacgaTGAGCTCTCGTTTGACAAGGACGACATCATCAGCGTACTGGGCCGCGATGAGCCAGAATGGTGGCGCGGCGAGCTGAACGGTCTCTCCGGACTGTTTCCCAGCAACTATGTGGGCCCATTTGTCACGTCCG ATATTCGTCTTCTGTACTTACGCAGTGCCCCGAACTGA